One window of the Desulfurispira natronophila genome contains the following:
- a CDS encoding DUF4236 domain-containing protein, translating into MAIRFWRRIRIAPGITLNLSKRGGSLSLGRRGARVTFGRRGKRATVGIPGTGLSYSRQYPHGSSSQRSKRTSTEASRPERISSAEHLKLSILQRIFTPAAEKAFVYACREVIEGRIEAALPWLEKATSQADGAYLAGAVHMNLKNLEQASRCLQSAASNHTSLGKLFSKYEVEGTVYLSITNEVSVPIEPNQRGVLLGLAEIYQLQQRHDEALDILQQLRQLHPGDLEIRLSLAELLLSGESPEKQSAQQVFELIGDISNESEINAALMLYKGRALRILELPTAARNTLTPALRRKKDRSKRLLLTLRYERALVYQELGQNSRYRSELEKIYATSSDYADVAHRLGITL; encoded by the coding sequence ATGGCCATACGCTTCTGGCGTCGCATACGCATAGCCCCCGGTATTACCCTGAACCTCAGTAAGCGGGGAGGCTCACTGTCTCTCGGCAGGCGGGGGGCCAGGGTCACCTTTGGCAGACGGGGCAAGCGTGCAACCGTGGGGATACCCGGCACAGGGCTCTCCTACTCCCGCCAATACCCCCACGGATCATCTTCGCAAAGAAGCAAGCGCACATCCACAGAAGCTTCCAGACCCGAGCGGATAAGCTCAGCAGAGCACCTGAAACTCTCAATTTTGCAGCGTATCTTTACTCCAGCAGCGGAGAAGGCCTTTGTCTATGCTTGTCGTGAGGTTATTGAGGGCCGCATAGAAGCAGCTCTACCCTGGCTTGAAAAGGCAACGAGCCAGGCTGACGGAGCCTATCTGGCCGGTGCGGTTCACATGAATCTAAAGAATCTCGAGCAAGCTAGCCGGTGCCTGCAGTCAGCTGCCAGTAATCACACTTCCCTGGGTAAGCTCTTTAGCAAGTATGAGGTGGAGGGTACCGTCTATCTGAGTATCACCAACGAAGTATCAGTTCCCATTGAGCCAAACCAGCGGGGCGTGTTGCTGGGACTGGCGGAAATATACCAGCTGCAGCAACGACATGACGAGGCTTTGGATATACTGCAACAGCTACGACAGCTCCATCCTGGCGACCTGGAGATCCGCCTCTCTCTTGCCGAACTTCTCCTGAGTGGCGAATCACCGGAAAAACAAAGCGCACAGCAGGTTTTTGAGTTGATAGGTGACATCAGCAACGAGAGCGAAATCAACGCCGCTTTAATGCTTTACAAAGGCAGAGCTCTGCGCATACTGGAGCTTCCCACCGCTGCGCGCAATACCCTGACACCGGCTTTGCGCCGCAAAAAAGACCGCTCAAAAAGGCTGCTTCTGACACTTCGCTATGAACGAGCACTGGTTTACCAGGAACTGGGACAAAACTCCCGCTACCGCAGCGAGCTGGAAAAGATATACGCCACATCATCTGATTACGCTGATGTGGCCCATCGGCTGGGTATTACACTGTGA
- a CDS encoding Txe/YoeB family addiction module toxin: MSSRLLVWTDEAWSDYLYWQAQDKKTLKRINRLINDTKGSPFAGIGKPEPLKANLTGFWSRRIDDTNRLVYAVDDTAITIISCRYHY; encoded by the coding sequence ATGAGTAGCCGCTTGCTGGTGTGGACGGACGAGGCCTGGAGCGACTATCTGTACTGGCAAGCGCAGGATAAGAAGACACTGAAGCGGATCAACAGGCTCATAAACGACACCAAAGGATCGCCTTTTGCTGGTATCGGAAAACCGGAACCGCTCAAGGCAAACTTGACGGGTTTCTGGTCCCGCCGCATTGATGACACCAACCGCCTGGTCTATGCCGTTGATGACACGGCGATTACTATCATCTCCTGCCGTTACCATTACTGA
- a CDS encoding type II toxin-antitoxin system Phd/YefM family antitoxin has product MKVVSFTEARNSLKTLLDSVVNDADTAVITRRDSEDAVVMSLDYYNSLMETVHLLRSPENAAHLSRSTAQYKAGKVTPRDILDE; this is encoded by the coding sequence ATGAAGGTTGTCTCTTTTACGGAAGCGAGAAATAGCCTGAAGACGCTGCTGGATTCAGTGGTCAACGACGCAGACACGGCGGTAATTACACGCCGCGATTCAGAGGATGCGGTTGTTATGTCGCTTGATTATTACAACAGCCTGATGGAAACGGTACATCTGCTGCGCTCACCGGAAAATGCCGCACATTTGAGCCGTTCCACTGCCCAGTATAAAGCGGGTAAAGTAACGCCAAGGGACATACTGGATGAGTAG
- a CDS encoding DUF4236 domain-containing protein, with translation MLVQLAAGNLLWRRIRIAPGIILNLSKRGVLLGLAEIYQLLQGLDEALGMLQQLHLGDLEIHLFLTELLLSGDSPEKQSAQQVAELIGDISNESEIHAALMLRALHKLEFPTAARNTLTPALRCKKRPLDKAASSASL, from the coding sequence ATGTTGGTTCAGCTGGCAGCAGGAAATCTGCTCTGGCGTCGCATACGCATAGCCCCCGGCATTATCCTGAACCTCAGCAAGCGGGGCGTACTACTGGGATTGGCGGAAATATATCAGCTGCTGCAAGGACTTGACGAGGCCTTGGGTATGCTGCAACAGCTCCATCTTGGTGACCTGGAGATCCACCTCTTTCTTACCGAACTTCTCCTGAGTGGCGACTCGCCGGAAAAACAAAGCGCACAGCAGGTTGCTGAGTTGATAGGTGACATCAGCAACGAAAGCGAAATCCACGCTGCCTTGATGCTTAGAGCTCTGCACAAGCTGGAGTTTCCCACCGCTGCGCGTAATACCCTGACTCCGGCTCTTCGCTGCAAAAAAAGACCGCTCGATAAGGCTGCTTCTAGCGCTTCGCTATAA
- a CDS encoding ATP-binding protein produces MDRIIHHSHVCMLGGESYRLKEKLNS; encoded by the coding sequence GTGGATCGGATTATCCATCATTCACATGTTTGCATGCTGGGAGGAGAGAGTTATCGACTGAAGGAAAAACTGAATAGTTGA
- a CDS encoding BLUF domain-containing protein: MSFVPSSMVSRANNLKQDITGVLCSGGGYFIQVIEGPQKAVLSSYLKILDDPRHSDCLLIAMVPLKERNFNNWSMGHIQASEDQILERRNLLMSYWQSQVKNTEIVSLMKKLVQLIRE, from the coding sequence ATGAGCTTCGTCCCATCCTCGATGGTTTCGCGCGCCAACAATCTAAAACAAGACATTACGGGCGTTCTCTGTTCTGGTGGTGGCTATTTCATACAGGTTATTGAAGGCCCACAAAAAGCTGTACTGTCAAGTTACTTGAAGATACTTGATGATCCACGTCATAGTGATTGCTTGTTGATTGCAATGGTGCCGCTCAAAGAAAGAAATTTTAACAACTGGTCTATGGGGCACATCCAAGCCAGCGAAGATCAAATTCTAGAGCGTCGAAATCTACTCATGAGCTACTGGCAAAGTCAGGTTAAAAACACCGAGATTGTCAGCCTTATGAAAAAACTTGTTCAACTCATTCGTGAATAA
- the rsmH gene encoding 16S rRNA (cytosine(1402)-N(4))-methyltransferase RsmH: MSQTFSHTPVLANEVIAQLSPSLDTSANTVFVDCTLGGGGHTQLVAQGFPNTKLIGIDQDPAALSHASEALRLHQFDPLAGNFRQLTSLLSSRGLPPNSVNAILYDLGVSSHQLDTAERGFSFQQDGPLDMRMDPNSSISAFDIVNEWPESELFRIIREFGQERHAARIARVIVAQRQQEKLKTTRQLANLIHRDVAKFYQRESIHPATRTFQALRIEVNGELDAIKDSLQQTLDWLAPGARLLVISFHSLEDRLVKNFFRYHSRKCVCPPEVWQCQCHHEPRLKIITRKPIVATAQEQKNNPRSRSAKLRVAQRTHIATGE; encoded by the coding sequence ATGAGCCAGACATTTTCTCATACCCCAGTTCTTGCCAATGAGGTCATCGCTCAGCTGAGCCCATCCCTTGACACTTCAGCCAATACAGTTTTTGTCGATTGCACTCTGGGCGGAGGTGGTCACACCCAACTGGTAGCACAGGGCTTCCCCAACACCAAACTTATTGGCATTGATCAAGATCCCGCTGCCCTTAGTCATGCCAGTGAAGCATTGCGTTTGCATCAATTTGATCCACTGGCAGGAAACTTTCGCCAATTAACTTCATTACTTTCCTCGCGTGGCCTACCCCCAAACAGCGTCAACGCCATACTGTATGACTTAGGGGTCTCCTCTCACCAACTGGACACAGCGGAGCGCGGGTTTTCCTTTCAACAAGATGGGCCCCTTGACATGCGCATGGATCCAAACTCGAGCATCAGTGCCTTTGATATTGTCAATGAATGGCCAGAAAGCGAATTATTTCGCATAATTCGTGAATTTGGCCAAGAGCGGCATGCGGCGCGCATTGCAAGAGTCATAGTAGCACAACGTCAACAGGAGAAACTCAAGACCACCCGACAGCTGGCTAACCTAATACATCGTGATGTAGCCAAGTTTTACCAGCGAGAATCCATTCATCCTGCCACTCGCACATTTCAGGCTCTACGTATAGAGGTGAATGGGGAGCTTGACGCCATCAAGGACTCACTGCAGCAGACACTTGACTGGCTGGCACCGGGGGCGCGCTTACTCGTCATCTCTTTCCACTCACTGGAGGACCGTTTAGTGAAAAATTTTTTCCGCTATCATAGCCGGAAATGTGTTTGCCCCCCAGAAGTATGGCAGTGCCAGTGCCACCATGAACCGCGACTAAAAATAATAACGCGCAAACCCATTGTGGCTACAGCTCAGGAACAGAAAAACAATCCCCGCAGTCGCAGTGCCAAATTGCGGGTTGCACAACGGACTCATATTGCGACAGGTGAGTAA
- a CDS encoding J domain-containing protein, translated as MFRYARESKRLLGVDHTNSTAQIKAAFRTCVKKYHPDVLGNTPSSVRYFQNINRVYSELLQYKATAPQEPATNESRTRRTQRNTTDQKSSTNSYRSQSNSRTQNKRARTAQRSNADTREQAMLKKVQKIKKSSFSVDTVVAAMGVEALIMRCEFSDNYYVKREAIKALIHKGNSQGVQGILYLQKSGDTDAREIIEEILYASDGRFRRMMDEGEGKANPFFSWIGRLVNGIVRVFDSSVRPSTDP; from the coding sequence ATGTTTCGGTACGCAAGGGAATCAAAGCGACTGCTGGGTGTGGATCACACCAACTCCACCGCACAGATCAAGGCGGCTTTTCGCACCTGTGTCAAAAAGTACCACCCCGATGTTTTGGGAAACACACCTTCCAGTGTGCGCTATTTTCAAAATATAAATCGGGTATACAGCGAGTTACTTCAATACAAGGCAACAGCACCTCAAGAGCCAGCGACCAATGAGTCTCGAACGCGGCGAACCCAAAGAAATACTACTGACCAAAAGAGCTCTACGAACTCCTACCGCTCTCAATCAAACTCCCGTACCCAAAACAAGCGGGCACGTACAGCTCAACGATCCAACGCAGACACGCGGGAACAGGCCATGCTGAAAAAAGTACAAAAAATCAAAAAAAGTTCATTCAGCGTGGACACTGTGGTAGCAGCAATGGGAGTTGAGGCCCTTATAATGCGCTGTGAGTTTAGCGATAATTACTATGTCAAACGCGAAGCCATCAAGGCGTTAATTCACAAAGGGAATTCTCAGGGTGTTCAAGGGATACTATACTTGCAAAAGAGTGGTGACACCGATGCCCGTGAAATTATTGAGGAAATACTCTACGCATCCGATGGTCGCTTTCGTCGCATGATGGATGAGGGTGAAGGAAAAGCAAATCCATTCTTCTCCTGGATCGGACGCTTGGTCAACGGCATTGTTCGTGTTTTTGACAGCTCAGTACGACCCTCTACAGATCCATGA
- a CDS encoding protein phosphatase CheZ translates to MAGKADQSDIDALLAQFEDSDSKPSDEQKPEDYDDIESLMAEVDAAENESATAASPPKSSHGSQEIANPLENNHSTSDNDSSLETDEVGSVQEAEESPHPDEPADSSAQELPKDHEEILNSVCHLDESPTKRKTSSPGTVLPEPDHHIIDRLDEITAETESKTNEVMDKLDAAIEKINQMSEDIDHFAKLLDRHERVIEMLSSKHPDNPVVKFLRDFTETLEQIEQIKTTAEQCQDDIFVAMDLLQFQDISRQKIEKVIAVIRALNSYLNTWFGSSKPESSRASVAKTFGKDDSGAASDDDIEALIGSFQEKG, encoded by the coding sequence ATGGCCGGAAAAGCTGATCAGAGCGATATAGATGCCCTGTTAGCACAATTTGAAGACAGTGACTCAAAGCCTTCAGATGAGCAGAAGCCTGAGGACTATGATGATATAGAAAGCCTAATGGCTGAAGTCGATGCTGCTGAAAATGAGTCTGCCACAGCAGCGTCTCCCCCAAAATCATCTCATGGTTCACAAGAGATAGCCAATCCCCTTGAAAACAACCACAGTACGTCGGATAACGACTCTTCACTGGAAACGGATGAAGTTGGCAGTGTCCAGGAAGCCGAAGAAAGTCCCCATCCAGATGAACCTGCTGACTCATCTGCCCAGGAGCTTCCCAAAGACCATGAAGAGATATTAAATTCCGTTTGCCATCTCGACGAGTCACCGACAAAGCGGAAAACCAGCTCCCCGGGTACCGTTCTCCCAGAGCCAGATCACCATATTATTGATCGACTGGACGAAATAACTGCTGAAACCGAAAGTAAAACCAACGAAGTTATGGATAAGCTCGATGCTGCCATCGAGAAGATAAATCAAATGTCTGAAGACATTGACCATTTTGCTAAACTACTTGATCGCCATGAACGTGTTATTGAGATGCTCAGCTCCAAGCATCCTGATAATCCAGTAGTAAAGTTTCTGCGGGACTTCACCGAAACGTTAGAGCAGATAGAGCAGATTAAAACAACAGCCGAGCAGTGTCAGGACGACATCTTTGTAGCCATGGATTTATTACAGTTCCAGGACATATCGCGGCAGAAGATAGAAAAAGTAATTGCAGTCATCCGGGCACTTAACTCCTACCTTAACACTTGGTTTGGCTCCTCCAAACCTGAAAGCTCTCGGGCTTCGGTAGCCAAGACCTTTGGTAAAGATGATAGTGGCGCTGCTAGTGATGATGATATTGAGGCACTGATAGGATCATTCCAGGAGAAGGGTTGA
- the guaB gene encoding IMP dehydrogenase — MLQDSVPEALTFDDVLLVPSYSEVLPYEVSVGTRLTTNISLNMPIVSAAMDTVTEGRLAISIAQEGGIGIVHKNMSIQQQADEVDKVKRSESGMIVDPITIGPDAMIKDAEDLMSKYKISGVPVTLDGKKLVGILTNRDLRFCRDFTKKVSEYMTSNNLVTVSMGITLDEAADILHKHRIEKLLVVDDHNVLKGLITTKDLEKRQKYPNACKDSYGRLRVGAAVGTGDDTFARTDALIRAGVDVVVVDTAHGHSRKVLDTVKKIRQMFPDLEIIAGNIATGEAAKDLIDAGANAVKVGIGPGSICTTRIVAGVGVPQITAITEVTRYCEPLGVPVIADGGIKYSGDMVKAIAAGANAVMIGSLFAGTAESPGELELLQGRSYKVYRGMGSVGAMRHGSKDRYFQGAVEEEQKFVPEGIEGKVPYRGSLSGSVHQLIGGLRAGMGYCGCPDINTMRKEAKFVRITGAGLRESHVHDVIITKEAPNYFVES, encoded by the coding sequence ATGTTACAGGATTCTGTCCCGGAAGCTCTCACTTTTGACGACGTCTTGCTTGTTCCATCATACAGCGAAGTGCTGCCTTACGAGGTTTCGGTAGGGACTCGCCTTACTACCAACATCAGCCTTAATATGCCTATCGTTTCTGCCGCCATGGACACCGTCACCGAGGGGCGTCTGGCAATTTCCATAGCCCAGGAAGGCGGTATAGGGATTGTGCATAAAAATATGTCCATTCAGCAGCAGGCTGACGAGGTAGACAAGGTAAAGCGCTCAGAGTCGGGGATGATTGTTGACCCTATCACCATAGGTCCTGATGCCATGATCAAAGACGCAGAAGACTTGATGAGTAAATACAAGATCAGTGGGGTGCCGGTAACCCTGGATGGCAAAAAGTTGGTGGGCATCCTCACCAATCGTGACCTTCGGTTTTGCCGCGATTTTACCAAGAAAGTCTCTGAATACATGACCTCTAATAATCTCGTTACTGTCTCAATGGGTATTACCCTGGACGAAGCTGCAGACATCCTTCATAAGCATCGCATAGAAAAGCTCCTTGTTGTGGATGATCATAATGTACTTAAAGGACTTATTACGACCAAGGACCTGGAGAAGCGTCAAAAGTATCCCAATGCCTGCAAGGACAGTTATGGGCGGCTGCGGGTAGGAGCAGCCGTTGGCACTGGGGATGACACATTTGCGCGTACTGATGCTTTGATCAGGGCAGGCGTGGACGTGGTGGTAGTGGATACTGCCCACGGCCATTCACGCAAGGTGTTGGATACCGTGAAGAAGATACGCCAGATGTTTCCTGACCTGGAGATTATTGCTGGCAATATTGCCACAGGAGAAGCAGCGAAAGATCTCATTGATGCTGGAGCTAATGCCGTTAAGGTTGGCATTGGCCCTGGCTCCATATGCACCACTCGCATTGTTGCCGGCGTAGGAGTTCCTCAGATTACGGCAATCACCGAGGTTACTCGGTACTGCGAACCACTGGGAGTCCCGGTGATAGCCGATGGAGGAATAAAGTATTCCGGCGACATGGTAAAAGCCATAGCGGCAGGAGCCAATGCTGTTATGATAGGTTCACTCTTTGCGGGTACGGCAGAGTCTCCAGGGGAGTTGGAGCTGCTTCAGGGACGCAGCTATAAGGTATACCGTGGTATGGGCTCCGTCGGTGCCATGCGCCATGGGAGCAAAGACAGATATTTCCAGGGGGCAGTTGAGGAGGAGCAAAAGTTTGTTCCTGAGGGTATAGAAGGCAAGGTGCCCTATCGTGGTTCTCTTTCTGGCAGCGTACACCAGCTTATTGGAGGATTGCGTGCCGGCATGGGCTATTGTGGCTGTCCCGATATCAATACTATGCGCAAAGAAGCAAAATTTGTGCGCATAACCGGTGCTGGACTTCGTGAGTCCCATGTTCACGATGTCATTATTACTAAGGAAGCACCCAATTACTTTGTAGAGAGTTAA
- the guaA gene encoding glutamine-hydrolyzing GMP synthase, with amino-acid sequence MSTIERNKILILDFGSQYTQLIARRVRESQVYCEILPFNTDIETIREFAPRGIILSGGPSSVFAENAPFPTAQIFNLNVPILGICYGMQLIGYLEGGAVAKSALREFGRAELIIDNTEDLFADLDIIDNTCTVWMSHGDKVERLPDGFEAIAHTRNAPIAAMRNPGKQIWAIQFHPEVVHTYEGTAMLSNFVHRICGCESTWNMANFIDSKIEEIRATVGDRQVLCALSGGVDSSVAAILIHRAIGDRLTCVFVNNGLLRKNEPEAVVKTFRDHYQINLHYEDATERFLEKLSGVTDPERKRKIIGNEFIYVFEDVKRQLGSFDFLAQGTLYPDVIESVSVKGPSAVIKSHHNVGGLPENMDFELLEPFRELFKDEVRLVGLELGMPEEIVHRHPFPGPGLGIRVLGEVTKERLDVLRDADHILLEEIKMAGLYRTIWQAFAVLLPVNTVGVMGDERTYENACALRAVSSVDGMTADWSHIPYEVLGRISNRIINEVHGINRVVYDISSKPPGTIEWE; translated from the coding sequence ATGAGCACCATTGAGCGTAACAAAATACTTATTCTCGATTTTGGCAGCCAGTATACTCAACTTATTGCACGAAGGGTGCGTGAGTCACAGGTGTACTGTGAGATACTTCCTTTTAATACCGATATTGAAACCATTCGTGAGTTTGCTCCCCGAGGCATCATTCTCTCTGGCGGTCCCTCATCAGTTTTTGCCGAAAACGCTCCTTTTCCCACTGCTCAAATATTTAACCTGAACGTCCCCATTCTGGGTATCTGCTACGGGATGCAACTGATTGGTTACCTAGAGGGTGGAGCCGTTGCAAAGTCTGCTTTGCGAGAATTTGGACGCGCTGAGCTAATTATCGACAATACTGAAGATCTTTTTGCAGATTTGGATATTATTGACAATACCTGCACTGTTTGGATGAGTCACGGTGACAAGGTTGAACGCTTGCCTGATGGTTTTGAAGCAATAGCCCATACCCGAAATGCTCCTATAGCTGCCATGCGTAATCCAGGCAAGCAAATCTGGGCTATTCAGTTTCATCCTGAAGTGGTGCATACCTACGAGGGGACAGCTATGCTGTCCAACTTTGTGCACCGTATATGCGGATGTGAGTCTACTTGGAACATGGCCAATTTTATTGACTCAAAGATTGAGGAAATTCGTGCCACCGTAGGTGATCGGCAAGTACTCTGTGCCCTTTCCGGCGGGGTTGACTCATCGGTAGCAGCGATACTTATTCACCGTGCCATAGGTGATCGCCTGACCTGTGTTTTTGTTAACAATGGTCTTTTGCGCAAGAATGAACCGGAAGCTGTTGTTAAAACTTTCCGTGATCACTATCAAATTAACCTGCATTATGAAGATGCGACTGAGCGCTTTCTGGAAAAACTGTCGGGTGTAACTGACCCGGAACGAAAACGGAAAATTATCGGCAATGAATTCATTTACGTCTTCGAAGATGTAAAGCGCCAGCTAGGCAGCTTTGACTTCCTCGCCCAGGGAACACTCTACCCTGATGTTATTGAGTCGGTAAGCGTCAAGGGACCATCTGCTGTAATTAAAAGCCACCATAATGTGGGTGGTTTGCCGGAAAATATGGATTTTGAATTGCTTGAGCCTTTCCGGGAGCTTTTTAAAGACGAAGTTCGCCTCGTGGGTCTTGAGCTTGGTATGCCGGAAGAAATTGTTCATCGACATCCCTTTCCTGGGCCAGGCTTGGGGATACGTGTACTGGGAGAAGTTACGAAGGAACGGCTGGATGTACTCCGGGATGCAGATCATATTTTGCTGGAGGAGATCAAAATGGCCGGCCTTTATCGCACGATTTGGCAAGCCTTTGCCGTGCTGCTTCCAGTAAATACAGTGGGAGTGATGGGTGATGAGCGAACTTACGAAAATGCCTGTGCTTTACGAGCAGTCTCCAGCGTAGATGGCATGACCGCTGATTGGTCCCACATCCCGTACGAGGTGCTAGGGCGTATATCAAATCGTATAATCAATGAGGTTCATGGGATTAACCGTGTGGTGTATGATATATCGAGCAAACCGCCAGGTACTATAGAGTGGGAGTAG
- a CDS encoding DUF1007 family protein, whose translation MARPRLIALLAALLVLLPSYANACALCAAFDGVVFPHFHLEVDSDQLQSIAVEWEFSPSFTQVLRTFVQEADDSDQTRQKLLDAFEADIVPYNYLTRIELDGEPVDVKSAVTDSHFEFEGDVASYHFTIGIYQELGSRMHMELEFFDPRRYLSFFLRPEGMSYQTPPSVGVQHNLHDYPHTLLLSLGSAVEPQQATTASIAPPIKESQSWYQNSMDHFSKILQQASQAISNSLKAVKNDGSVLALVTLLAFSFGYGLLHAAGPGHGKSLVASYFLAGKQNYIKAAFMSLLIGIVHVFSAFIFTIILLFVLDALLTSALQQPTKVMTQISGTMIVAIAIYLAISKFRSHRLHKKHASMPGYQEHHQLNSLEATHCSCRGCSAPASKGSDAMLVFSAGMVPCPGTITIFLFSLSMGLYLVGFIAAIVMSLGMGLVIFGAAALSIVARNTLSSSYHRLSRVVEYASVVFIGVLGGLLLLMT comes from the coding sequence ATGGCTCGACCGAGACTTATTGCCCTTCTGGCAGCTCTGCTCGTTTTACTGCCTAGTTACGCGAATGCCTGTGCTCTTTGCGCCGCCTTTGATGGGGTTGTTTTTCCCCACTTTCACCTGGAAGTAGACTCGGACCAGTTGCAAAGCATAGCTGTAGAATGGGAATTTTCACCATCATTTACTCAGGTGCTAAGAACATTTGTGCAAGAAGCAGATGATAGTGATCAAACTCGACAGAAGCTGCTTGATGCATTTGAGGCAGATATTGTCCCTTATAATTACTTGACACGAATAGAGCTTGATGGTGAACCAGTAGATGTAAAATCTGCCGTCACAGATTCCCACTTTGAGTTCGAGGGTGATGTAGCCAGTTACCACTTCACTATAGGTATTTATCAAGAGCTAGGGTCAAGGATGCATATGGAGCTGGAGTTTTTTGACCCCCGTCGTTACCTCAGTTTTTTTTTACGTCCTGAAGGTATGAGTTACCAGACCCCTCCTTCTGTAGGTGTGCAGCACAATCTTCACGACTACCCTCACACTCTTCTGCTCTCCCTGGGAAGTGCTGTAGAGCCTCAACAAGCTACCACTGCCTCAATCGCCCCACCCATAAAGGAATCCCAAAGCTGGTACCAAAACAGCATGGACCATTTTTCCAAAATCCTGCAGCAGGCCAGTCAGGCCATCAGTAATTCACTAAAAGCGGTGAAGAACGACGGCAGTGTGTTGGCACTTGTGACCCTGTTAGCTTTCTCTTTTGGATACGGCTTACTGCATGCAGCAGGTCCAGGCCATGGGAAAAGCCTGGTTGCTTCTTACTTTCTTGCCGGAAAGCAAAATTACATCAAAGCAGCATTTATGTCATTGCTTATAGGGATTGTTCACGTATTCTCAGCATTTATCTTTACGATCATTTTGCTGTTTGTACTGGACGCTCTGTTGACGTCTGCCTTGCAACAGCCGACCAAGGTCATGACACAAATTTCTGGAACAATGATTGTAGCTATTGCCATTTACCTGGCCATCAGCAAGTTTCGATCCCATCGTTTGCACAAAAAGCATGCATCCATGCCAGGCTACCAGGAGCATCATCAACTAAATTCACTTGAAGCCACCCACTGTAGTTGCCGTGGATGCAGTGCCCCAGCCAGTAAAGGCAGCGATGCCATGCTGGTCTTCTCTGCTGGCATGGTTCCATGCCCTGGAACAATTACCATCTTTCTTTTTTCACTCTCCATGGGCCTCTACCTGGTTGGTTTCATTGCTGCGATTGTTATGAGCCTTGGGATGGGTTTAGTTATATTTGGAGCGGCAGCGCTCAGTATTGTTGCACGTAACACTCTGAGTAGCTCATACCACAGGCTTAGTCGCGTGGTGGAATACGCCAGTGTCGTATTTATTGGTGTTCTGGGGGGACTGCTGTTACTCATGACATAA